A stretch of Stenotrophomonas indicatrix DNA encodes these proteins:
- the leuS gene encoding leucine--tRNA ligase: MTSVEPNVYDPQQVESAAQQYWDATRAFEVDEASDKPKYYCLSMLPYPSGALHMGHVRNYTIGDVISRYKRMTGHNVLQPMGWDAFGLPAENAAIKNKTAPAAWTYKNIDHMRSQLKSLGYAIDWSREFATCRPDYYVHEQRMFTRLMRKGLAYRRNAVVNWDPVDQTVLANEQVIDGRGWRSGALVEKREIPQWFLRITDYAQELLDGLDELDGWPDSVKTMQRNWIGRSEGLEIQFDVRDVDGAALDPLRVFTTRPDTVMGVTFVSIAGEHPLALHAAKNNPELAALLSEMKQGGVSEAELETQEKRGMDTGLRAVHPVTGAQVPVWVANFVLMGYGTGAVMAVPGHDQRDNEFANKYNLPIRQVIALKSLRKDESDYDATRWQDWYGDKTRETELVNSDEFDGLDFQGAFEALAERFERKAQGQRRVNYRLRDWGVSRQRYWGCPIPVIYCDKCGAVPVPEDQLPVVLPEDVNFVGTGSPIKADPEWRKTTCPDCGGAAERETDTFDTFMESSWYYARYTSPGARDAVDKRGNYWLPVDQYIGGIEHAILHLMYFRFYHKLLRDARMVDSNEPARNLLCQGMVIAETYYRPNPDGSKDWINPADVEVQRDERGRITGATLIADGQPVVVGGTEKMSKSKNNGVDPQAMVGKYGADTVRLFSMFAAPPEQSLEWNEAGVDGMARFLRRLWAQVQKHAADGAAPALDAAALDASQKALRRKTHETIGKVGDDYGRRHSFNTAIAAVMELMNALAKFEDGSEQGRAVRQEALQAIVLLLNPITPHASHALWQVLGHGETLLEDQPFPQADSSALVRDALILAVQVNGKLRGTIEVAADAAREQVEALALAEPNAAKFLEGLTVRKIIIVPGKIVNIVAA; this comes from the coding sequence ATGACCAGCGTCGAACCCAACGTTTACGATCCGCAGCAGGTTGAATCCGCCGCCCAGCAGTACTGGGATGCTACCCGTGCCTTCGAGGTCGATGAAGCCTCGGACAAGCCGAAGTACTACTGCCTGTCGATGCTTCCGTATCCGTCCGGTGCGCTGCACATGGGCCACGTGCGCAACTACACGATCGGCGACGTGATCAGCCGCTACAAGCGCATGACCGGCCACAACGTCCTGCAGCCGATGGGCTGGGACGCGTTCGGCCTGCCAGCGGAAAACGCCGCGATCAAGAACAAGACCGCGCCGGCCGCCTGGACCTACAAGAACATCGACCACATGCGCAGCCAGCTGAAGTCGCTGGGCTATGCCATCGACTGGTCGCGCGAGTTCGCCACCTGCCGCCCGGACTATTACGTCCACGAGCAGCGCATGTTCACCCGCCTGATGCGCAAGGGCCTGGCCTACCGCCGCAACGCGGTGGTGAACTGGGACCCGGTCGACCAGACCGTGCTGGCCAACGAACAGGTCATCGACGGCCGTGGCTGGCGCTCCGGCGCGTTGGTGGAAAAGCGTGAGATCCCGCAGTGGTTCCTGCGCATCACCGACTACGCCCAGGAACTGCTGGACGGCCTGGATGAACTGGACGGCTGGCCGGACTCGGTCAAGACCATGCAGCGCAACTGGATCGGTCGTTCCGAAGGCCTGGAAATCCAGTTCGATGTGCGCGACGTCGATGGCGCCGCACTGGATCCGCTGCGCGTGTTCACCACCCGCCCGGATACCGTGATGGGCGTGACCTTCGTGTCGATCGCCGGCGAACACCCGCTGGCGCTGCATGCCGCGAAGAACAATCCGGAACTGGCTGCGCTGCTGTCGGAAATGAAGCAGGGCGGCGTGTCCGAGGCCGAGCTGGAGACCCAGGAAAAGCGCGGCATGGATACCGGCCTGCGCGCCGTGCATCCGGTTACTGGTGCCCAGGTGCCGGTGTGGGTCGCCAACTTCGTGCTGATGGGCTATGGCACCGGCGCGGTGATGGCCGTACCGGGCCACGACCAGCGCGACAATGAGTTCGCCAACAAGTACAACCTGCCGATCCGCCAGGTCATCGCGCTGAAGTCGCTGCGCAAGGACGAGAGCGACTACGACGCGACGCGCTGGCAGGACTGGTACGGCGACAAGACCCGCGAGACCGAACTGGTCAACTCCGACGAGTTCGACGGCCTGGACTTCCAGGGCGCCTTCGAAGCGCTGGCCGAGCGTTTCGAGCGCAAGGCCCAGGGCCAGCGCCGGGTGAACTACCGTCTGCGCGACTGGGGCGTGAGCCGCCAGCGCTACTGGGGTTGCCCGATCCCGGTGATCTACTGCGACAAGTGTGGCGCGGTGCCGGTGCCGGAAGACCAGCTGCCGGTGGTGCTGCCTGAAGACGTCAACTTCGTCGGCACCGGTTCGCCGATCAAGGCCGATCCGGAATGGCGCAAGACCACCTGCCCGGACTGCGGCGGCGCGGCCGAGCGTGAGACCGACACCTTCGACACCTTCATGGAGTCGAGCTGGTACTACGCCCGCTACACCTCGCCGGGCGCCCGCGATGCGGTCGACAAGCGTGGCAACTACTGGCTGCCGGTGGACCAGTACATCGGTGGCATCGAGCACGCGATCCTGCACCTGATGTATTTCCGCTTCTACCACAAGCTGCTGCGCGACGCGCGGATGGTGGACAGCAACGAGCCGGCGCGGAACCTGCTGTGCCAGGGCATGGTGATCGCCGAGACCTACTACCGCCCGAACCCGGACGGCTCGAAGGACTGGATCAACCCGGCCGATGTGGAAGTGCAGCGCGACGAGCGCGGCCGCATCACCGGCGCCACCCTGATCGCCGATGGTCAGCCGGTAGTGGTCGGTGGTACCGAGAAGATGTCCAAGTCGAAGAACAACGGCGTGGACCCGCAGGCGATGGTCGGCAAGTACGGCGCCGACACCGTGCGCCTGTTCTCGATGTTTGCTGCACCGCCGGAACAGTCGCTGGAATGGAACGAAGCCGGCGTGGACGGCATGGCCCGTTTCCTGCGCCGCCTGTGGGCACAGGTGCAGAAGCACGCTGCCGACGGCGCCGCACCGGCGCTGGACGCGGCTGCACTGGATGCCAGCCAGAAGGCCCTGCGCCGCAAGACCCACGAGACCATCGGCAAGGTCGGTGACGACTACGGCCGTCGTCACAGCTTCAACACCGCCATTGCCGCGGTGATGGAGCTGATGAACGCGCTGGCCAAGTTCGAGGATGGCAGCGAGCAGGGGCGCGCCGTGCGCCAGGAAGCGCTGCAGGCCATCGTGCTGCTGCTCAACCCGATCACCCCGCACGCCAGCCACGCCCTGTGGCAGGTGCTGGGCCATGGCGAAACGCTGCTGGAAGACCAGCCGTTCCCGCAGGCCGACAGCAGTGCGCTGGTTCGCGACGCGCTGATCCTGGCCGTGCAGGTCAATGGCAAGCTGCGCGGCACGATCGAGGTCGCCGCCGATGCCGCGCGCGAACAGGTTGAAGCGCTGGCGCTGGCCGAGCCGAACGCGGCCAAGTTCCTGGAAGGCCTGACGGTGCGCAAGATCATCATCGTCCCCGGCAAGATCGTGAACATCGTCGCTGCCTGA
- a CDS encoding TonB-dependent receptor, whose amino-acid sequence MKHPIQRPASRRRNHLATSITHILTGGALLLAGAVASSSAFAQEQATNLDRITVTGSNIPRTNTETPSPVQVVTRQEIDRTGKTTVAEYLQTLTADGSGSIPKTFGNGFAGGGAGISLRGLGAGSTLVLLNGRRMATYGLADDGQKVFTDLSTIPLDAVERVEVLKDGASAIYGSDAIAGVVNIILRSDFQGGILRASYGTSGDGDGNAKKATLTAGTGDLATDGWNAFFSLDVGKTDAIKISDRKNRKWIGTGDIRPWGYGNNAQFLGGAYLNNRTSGGVGPNGSVFDDRVPPGTSAQLVPLPGCQGLTTIGGQTDASVAAQGCLWDPNQQYRDLTPEEKYVNVFGRASFAFGEGGEVYTEIGYSKKETTFSNTPSGVSGSWGYPEGPRNASSGPGAVVLSPTHPDNPIQGQASRLRYSAWDVGPRVTNNTNEFNRLLVGVKGNWGDWSYDTAYLHSGTDLTNKRTGFLRYSAVQCALGNPNCAGGVWRIGDNANLNSQALYDYISPQISARAKSSLDMFDFTISRSLMDLKGGPLGLAFGTEWRKTSNSLTPQTYTDQGDIIGLGYSAYDGTQNVYAGYVELSAPVLEQLELSAAMRYDKYESGEGKATPKLGVKWTPADWIALRASYAEGFRAPNPAENGDGGLAAFSNARDPVRCAASPAADVGTNCSSRPVAIITRPNKDLKPEESKSYSVGIVLQPTSSTSLTVDAWQIKRTNEIAQGATADAIAAGNVLRDIDLINGIAGTGSILAVNTAYINAASTRVRGIDTDIRQTFDIGPGQLEMDLQWSHVLKFERTDADVTVDYAGTHGNCDVTNCIGTPKDRINFGTTWKQGNWSVSGVANYISKMDNKDFRGPDGSYQFSYADGTDVTKISSFTTFDLSGRWNITEAFELNASVANVFDRIAPLDPTTYGGVNYNPLHFSGAIGRYFTVGAKYTFK is encoded by the coding sequence GTGAAACACCCGATCCAACGGCCCGCCAGCCGCCGCCGCAACCACCTGGCAACGTCCATCACCCATATCCTTACCGGCGGCGCCCTGCTGCTCGCCGGGGCCGTGGCTTCCTCTTCTGCATTCGCGCAGGAACAGGCCACCAACCTTGACCGGATCACCGTCACCGGTTCGAACATCCCGCGCACCAACACCGAAACACCGTCGCCGGTGCAGGTCGTGACCCGCCAGGAAATCGATCGCACCGGCAAGACCACGGTGGCCGAGTACCTGCAGACCCTGACCGCTGACGGTTCCGGTTCGATCCCGAAGACCTTCGGCAACGGCTTCGCCGGTGGTGGCGCAGGCATTTCGCTGCGCGGCCTCGGTGCCGGCTCCACGCTGGTGCTGTTGAACGGCCGCCGCATGGCGACCTATGGCCTGGCCGATGACGGCCAGAAGGTGTTCACCGACCTCAGCACCATTCCCCTCGACGCCGTCGAGCGCGTGGAAGTGCTGAAGGATGGCGCCTCGGCGATCTATGGCTCCGATGCCATCGCCGGCGTGGTCAACATCATCCTGCGCAGCGACTTCCAGGGCGGCATCCTGCGTGCCTCCTACGGCACCTCCGGTGATGGCGACGGCAATGCCAAAAAGGCCACCCTGACCGCCGGTACCGGCGATCTGGCCACCGATGGCTGGAATGCGTTCTTCAGCCTGGATGTCGGCAAGACCGACGCGATCAAGATCAGCGACCGCAAGAACCGCAAGTGGATCGGCACCGGCGACATCCGTCCGTGGGGCTATGGCAACAATGCCCAGTTCCTGGGTGGCGCCTACCTCAATAACCGCACCAGCGGCGGTGTCGGTCCGAACGGCTCGGTGTTCGACGACCGCGTTCCGCCTGGCACCTCCGCGCAGCTGGTTCCGCTGCCGGGTTGCCAGGGCCTGACCACCATCGGTGGCCAGACCGACGCTTCAGTGGCTGCCCAGGGCTGCCTGTGGGATCCGAACCAGCAGTACCGCGACCTCACCCCTGAAGAGAAGTACGTCAACGTGTTCGGCCGTGCCAGTTTCGCCTTCGGCGAAGGCGGCGAGGTCTACACCGAGATCGGCTACTCGAAGAAGGAAACCACCTTCAGCAACACCCCGTCCGGCGTGTCCGGCAGCTGGGGCTACCCGGAAGGTCCGCGCAATGCCAGCAGCGGTCCGGGTGCTGTGGTGCTGTCGCCGACCCACCCGGACAACCCGATCCAGGGCCAGGCCTCGCGCCTGCGCTATTCGGCATGGGATGTCGGTCCGCGCGTGACCAACAACACCAACGAGTTCAACCGCTTGCTGGTGGGCGTGAAGGGCAACTGGGGTGACTGGAGCTACGACACCGCCTACCTGCACTCGGGCACCGACCTGACCAACAAGCGCACCGGCTTCCTGCGTTACAGCGCTGTGCAGTGTGCGTTGGGCAACCCGAACTGCGCCGGCGGCGTGTGGCGCATCGGCGACAACGCCAACCTCAACTCTCAGGCGCTGTACGACTACATCTCGCCGCAGATCAGCGCACGCGCCAAGTCCAGCCTGGACATGTTCGACTTCACCATCTCGCGCAGCCTGATGGACCTGAAGGGCGGCCCGCTGGGCCTGGCCTTCGGTACCGAGTGGCGCAAGACCAGCAACAGCCTGACCCCGCAGACCTACACCGACCAGGGTGACATCATCGGCCTGGGCTATTCGGCCTATGACGGCACCCAGAACGTGTATGCCGGCTACGTCGAGCTGTCCGCGCCAGTGCTGGAGCAGTTGGAACTGTCGGCCGCCATGCGCTACGACAAGTACGAAAGCGGTGAAGGCAAGGCCACGCCGAAGCTGGGCGTGAAGTGGACCCCGGCAGACTGGATCGCCCTGCGCGCCAGCTACGCCGAAGGCTTCCGCGCGCCGAACCCGGCCGAGAACGGTGACGGTGGCCTGGCTGCCTTCTCCAACGCCCGCGATCCGGTGCGTTGCGCCGCCAGCCCGGCTGCCGATGTCGGCACCAACTGCAGCTCGCGGCCGGTGGCGATCATCACCCGTCCGAACAAAGACCTGAAGCCGGAAGAGTCCAAGAGCTACTCGGTCGGCATCGTGCTGCAGCCGACCTCCAGCACCTCGCTGACCGTCGATGCGTGGCAGATCAAGCGCACCAACGAAATCGCCCAGGGCGCCACCGCTGATGCCATCGCCGCCGGCAACGTGCTGCGTGACATCGACCTGATCAACGGCATTGCTGGCACCGGCAGCATCCTGGCGGTCAACACCGCGTACATCAACGCGGCCTCCACCCGCGTGCGCGGTATCGACACTGATATCCGCCAGACCTTCGACATCGGTCCGGGCCAGCTGGAGATGGACCTGCAGTGGAGCCACGTGCTCAAGTTCGAGCGCACCGACGCTGACGTCACCGTCGACTACGCCGGTACCCACGGCAACTGCGACGTGACCAACTGCATCGGCACGCCGAAGGACCGCATCAACTTCGGCACCACCTGGAAGCAGGGCAACTGGAGCGTCAGCGGCGTTGCCAACTACATCTCGAAGATGGACAACAAGGACTTCCGTGGTCCGGACGGCTCGTACCAGTTCTCCTATGCCGACGGTACCGACGTCACCAAGATCTCCTCGTTCACCACCTTCGACCTGTCCGGCCGCTGGAACATCACCGAAGCCTTCGAGCTGAACGCCTCGGTGGCCAACGTGTTTGATCGCATCGCTCCGCTCGATCCGACCACCTACGGTGGCGTGAACTACAACCCGCTGCACTTCAGCGGTGCCATTGGTCGCTACTTCACCGTCGGCGCCAAGTACACCTTCAAGTAA
- the arcD gene encoding arginine-ornithine antiporter, which yields MPSSTQRLGLAALTALVVGSMVGAGIFSLPQNVARSAGPAAALIGWAVSGAGMLMLAFVFQALANRRPDLDTGIYAYAREGFGNYIGFSAAWGYWVASVLGNASFFVLIFSGLGHFAPVFGEGNTPAAIAASSLLLWTVHLLVLRGLRTAAIINGLVTVAKLVPIALFLVLAAGAFRMDVFRADFFGAPALGDMGQQLRGMMLVTVWVFIGIEGASIYSRRAARRADVGRATVIGFIGVWLLLVLVSLLSMGVLSQAELAGLPNPSMAYVLRAIVGEWGATVIIIGSIISVLGALLAWVLLCAEVLFAAAGDGTMPAFLGRENARGVPANALWLSNGLIQLFLLLVLFNSGSYTSLVLLAASMSLVPYFLSSAFGVKLAWQGEAYASAAGARWRDFIVALLASAYALWLVYAGGLDNLLLSVLLYVPGVVLYALTRRQRGERVFTRWEWVLFGAILVVAIATLVAFARGALTL from the coding sequence ATGCCCTCCTCCACTCAACGCCTTGGCCTGGCCGCACTGACCGCGCTGGTGGTTGGTTCGATGGTGGGCGCCGGCATCTTCTCGCTGCCGCAGAACGTGGCGCGCAGCGCCGGCCCGGCCGCCGCGCTGATCGGCTGGGCGGTGAGCGGTGCCGGCATGCTGATGCTTGCCTTCGTGTTCCAGGCCCTGGCCAATCGTCGCCCCGACCTGGACACCGGCATCTATGCGTATGCGCGCGAAGGCTTCGGCAACTACATCGGTTTCTCCGCCGCGTGGGGCTACTGGGTCGCTTCGGTACTCGGCAACGCCAGTTTCTTCGTACTGATCTTCAGCGGTCTCGGCCACTTCGCACCGGTGTTCGGCGAAGGCAATACACCGGCCGCCATCGCCGCATCGTCGCTGCTGCTGTGGACCGTGCACCTGCTGGTACTGCGCGGCCTGCGTACCGCGGCGATCATCAATGGCCTGGTCACCGTGGCCAAGCTGGTGCCGATCGCGCTGTTCCTGGTCCTGGCGGCCGGTGCGTTCCGCATGGACGTCTTCCGCGCCGACTTCTTCGGCGCTCCCGCGCTGGGCGACATGGGCCAGCAGCTGCGCGGGATGATGCTGGTCACCGTGTGGGTGTTCATCGGCATCGAAGGTGCCAGCATCTATTCGCGGCGCGCGGCACGACGCGCCGATGTCGGCCGCGCCACCGTGATCGGCTTCATCGGCGTGTGGCTGCTGCTGGTGCTGGTCAGCCTGCTGTCGATGGGCGTGCTGTCGCAGGCCGAACTGGCCGGCCTGCCCAATCCCTCGATGGCCTATGTGCTGCGCGCGATCGTTGGCGAATGGGGAGCGACGGTGATCATCATCGGCTCGATCATCTCGGTACTGGGCGCGCTGCTGGCGTGGGTGCTGCTGTGCGCCGAAGTGCTGTTTGCCGCCGCTGGCGATGGCACGATGCCGGCCTTTCTCGGCCGCGAGAACGCGCGCGGCGTGCCCGCCAATGCGCTGTGGTTGAGTAATGGCCTGATCCAGCTGTTCCTGCTGCTGGTGCTGTTCAATTCGGGCAGCTACACCAGCCTGGTGCTGCTGGCGGCGTCGATGAGCCTGGTGCCGTACTTCCTGTCCAGCGCATTCGGTGTGAAGCTGGCCTGGCAGGGCGAGGCATACGCCAGCGCGGCCGGCGCCCGCTGGCGCGACTTCATCGTCGCGCTGCTGGCCAGCGCCTATGCGTTGTGGCTGGTGTATGCCGGTGGCCTGGACAACCTGCTGCTGTCGGTACTGCTGTATGTGCCGGGCGTAGTGCTGTACGCGTTGACTCGACGCCAGCGCGGCGAGCGGGTGTTCACGCGCTGGGAATGGGTGCTGTTCGGCGCGATCCTGGTGGTGGCGATCGCTACGCTGGTGGCGTTCGCCCGTGGCGCGCTGACCTTGTAG
- a CDS encoding energy transducer TonB: MVRTYPVVPLHFDPARVAAWSAAIALHLLAFLLLLIPATYQAITALPRDQTTVRFIPREEPKPIEPLPVPTEPEKVEVVHKRQATPVPAPLPTPTATVEEAQGIILPAAEPTAVQAAPTIAPSTPLAGAQLQYRSNPPPSYPIQALRNHEQGTVLLRVEVDPSGQPVNVSIERSSGSRSLDQAARQQVLRHWRFVPAERDGMAVPAIGMVPVQFSLPD, from the coding sequence ATGGTTCGTACGTATCCCGTAGTACCCCTGCACTTCGATCCCGCCCGCGTTGCCGCCTGGAGTGCGGCCATCGCCCTGCATCTGCTCGCGTTCCTGTTGTTGCTGATCCCGGCGACCTACCAGGCCATCACCGCGCTGCCGCGCGATCAGACCACGGTACGGTTCATTCCCAGGGAAGAGCCCAAGCCGATCGAGCCGCTGCCGGTGCCGACCGAGCCTGAAAAGGTGGAGGTGGTGCACAAGCGGCAGGCCACGCCGGTGCCCGCACCGCTGCCGACGCCCACCGCGACCGTCGAGGAGGCCCAGGGCATCATCCTGCCGGCGGCCGAGCCGACCGCGGTGCAGGCTGCGCCGACCATTGCTCCGTCCACGCCGCTGGCCGGCGCCCAGCTGCAGTACCGCAGCAACCCGCCGCCCAGCTACCCGATCCAGGCCCTGCGCAATCACGAACAGGGCACGGTGCTGCTGCGGGTGGAAGTGGACCCCAGTGGCCAGCCGGTGAACGTCAGCATCGAACGCAGCAGCGGCTCGCGCAGCCTGGACCAGGCCGCCCGCCAGCAGGTGCTGCGCCACTGGCGTTTCGTGCCGGCCGAGCGTGATGGCATGGCCGTTCCCGCCATCGGCATGGTGCCCGTGCAGTTTTCCCTGCCCGACTGA
- the rsfS gene encoding ribosome silencing factor — MSNQTQPQTIKVDLPSPPPSVPELLASVRQATEDLKAKDPVEIDVRGKSSVADYMVVVSGTSTRHVKSIADEVVRFAKNIDVMPLGVEGEREAEWVLVDLGDVIVHVMLPRVREFYALERLWTVGDQPPSYDDDEVA, encoded by the coding sequence TTGAGCAACCAGACCCAGCCCCAGACCATCAAGGTCGATCTGCCCAGCCCGCCGCCCTCCGTGCCGGAACTGCTGGCCAGCGTCCGTCAAGCCACCGAAGACCTGAAGGCCAAGGACCCGGTCGAGATCGACGTACGCGGCAAGTCCAGCGTCGCCGACTACATGGTGGTCGTATCGGGTACTTCGACCCGCCATGTGAAGTCCATCGCCGACGAAGTCGTGCGCTTCGCCAAGAACATCGACGTCATGCCGCTGGGTGTTGAAGGCGAGCGTGAAGCCGAATGGGTGCTGGTCGACCTGGGCGACGTCATCGTGCACGTGATGCTGCCGCGCGTGCGCGAGTTCTACGCGCTCGAACGCCTGTGGACCGTTGGCGACCAGCCGCCGTCCTACGATGACGACGAAGTGGCCTGA
- the nadD gene encoding nicotinate-nucleotide adenylyltransferase, with translation MSLRIYYGGTFDPVHLGHLAIARAARDELQVAVRMLPAADPPHRAVPGATAEQRCTMLGLAIGDEPGLLLDRHELDRAERFPGRPSYTVDTLRELRAELGPSRPLAWLVGADSLLGLPSWHEWQALFGLAHFIVAERPGSPLRASVDGALGQATEGRWADNEQALFTSPAGRILRLHHPLRVESASAVRAQIAAGGPWRAMLAPAVADYVSGHGLYRPATS, from the coding sequence ATGAGCCTTCGGATCTATTACGGGGGCACCTTCGACCCGGTGCATCTGGGCCATCTGGCAATCGCGCGCGCCGCGCGCGATGAACTGCAGGTGGCGGTGCGCATGCTGCCTGCCGCCGACCCGCCGCATCGCGCGGTACCGGGCGCGACCGCCGAGCAACGCTGCACCATGCTCGGCCTGGCCATCGGCGATGAACCGGGCCTGCTGCTGGACCGTCATGAGCTGGATCGGGCCGAGCGCTTCCCTGGCCGACCTTCCTATACCGTCGATACCCTGCGCGAATTGCGGGCCGAACTTGGCCCCAGCCGCCCGCTGGCGTGGCTGGTGGGGGCCGACAGCCTGCTGGGCCTGCCCAGCTGGCACGAGTGGCAGGCGCTTTTCGGTCTGGCCCATTTCATCGTTGCCGAGCGGCCCGGCAGCCCGCTGCGGGCCAGTGTCGACGGCGCGCTGGGTCAGGCCACCGAGGGGCGCTGGGCCGACAACGAGCAGGCCCTGTTCACCAGCCCGGCCGGCCGCATCCTGCGCCTGCACCACCCGCTGCGGGTGGAATCGGCCAGTGCCGTGCGCGCCCAGATCGCCGCGGGCGGCCCCTGGCGGGCCATGCTGGCACCGGCGGTGGCCGACTACGTTTCTGGCCATGGCCTGTACCGCCCCGCCACCTCGTGA
- the lptE gene encoding LPS assembly lipoprotein LptE encodes MTRILLALVLVLGLAGCGFHLRNKLMLPTDTAPVKVVSTAPYSELVKLLNRSLLASGARLADEDSEGPNAQLQVLSERWGDLPIAIDSQGRAQEYSLRYAVIFIFRREDGSELVPQQVIELSRDYVSPPTDATGTTTEREILADELRREMSASIIRRIDSVVRAELEKGGSLSAPKPVEHDPVEPAPAVQH; translated from the coding sequence ATGACCCGAATCCTGCTTGCCCTCGTTCTCGTCCTCGGCCTCGCCGGCTGCGGTTTCCACCTGCGCAACAAGCTGATGCTGCCGACCGACACGGCGCCGGTGAAGGTGGTCTCCACCGCGCCCTACAGCGAGTTGGTCAAGCTGTTGAACCGCAGCCTGCTGGCATCCGGTGCGCGCTTGGCCGATGAGGACAGCGAGGGCCCCAATGCCCAGCTGCAGGTGCTGTCCGAACGCTGGGGCGACCTGCCCATCGCGATCGACTCGCAGGGCCGCGCGCAGGAATACAGCCTGCGCTATGCGGTGATCTTCATCTTCCGCCGCGAAGATGGCAGCGAACTGGTGCCGCAGCAGGTGATCGAACTGTCGCGCGACTACGTGTCGCCGCCGACCGACGCCACCGGTACCACCACCGAGCGCGAGATCCTGGCCGATGAACTGCGCCGGGAAATGTCGGCCTCGATCATCCGCCGCATCGACAGCGTGGTCCGCGCCGAACTGGAAAAGGGCGGCAGCCTGTCGGCGCCGAAACCGGTCGAGCACGATCCGGTCGAGCCCGCACCCGCCGTCCAGCACTGA
- the holA gene encoding DNA polymerase III subunit delta: MELRPEQLAGQGADTALAPVYLIAGPETLRVLEAADAVRARARAAGIDEREVFDADGRDFDWNQLDASFNAPSLFSARRLVEVRLPSGKPGKDGGEVISRFCANPAPDVILMITANEWSKAHQGKWAEAVNRVGVLSVAWAIKPHELSDWIERRLRSRGLRAEPAAVQRLAERVEGNLLAAAQEIDKLVLLADGQTLDVERMESLVADAARYDVFRLVEATFSGQPQAVLRMLAGLRGEGEAVAALMPIVIRELLAGAGLARVQARGGNLAAEMKSRGIWESRQAPYKRALQRHPEGKRWERFVAEAGLVDRIAKGRADGDAWLALERLLVAVAEARAVRLLARA; encoded by the coding sequence ATGGAACTGCGACCGGAACAGCTGGCCGGGCAGGGCGCTGACACGGCGCTGGCGCCGGTCTACCTGATCGCCGGTCCGGAAACGCTGCGTGTGCTGGAGGCAGCTGATGCCGTGCGTGCCCGTGCACGTGCGGCCGGCATCGACGAGCGCGAAGTGTTCGATGCCGATGGCCGTGATTTCGACTGGAACCAGCTCGACGCCAGCTTCAATGCCCCCAGCCTGTTCAGTGCCCGCCGCCTGGTGGAAGTGCGCCTGCCCAGCGGCAAGCCGGGCAAGGACGGCGGTGAGGTGATCAGCCGGTTCTGCGCCAACCCGGCGCCGGACGTGATCCTGATGATCACCGCCAACGAATGGAGCAAGGCCCACCAGGGCAAATGGGCCGAGGCGGTGAACCGCGTCGGCGTGCTGTCGGTGGCCTGGGCCATCAAGCCGCATGAGCTGTCGGACTGGATCGAACGGCGCCTGCGCAGCAGGGGCCTGCGCGCCGAACCGGCGGCCGTGCAGCGCTTGGCCGAACGCGTGGAAGGCAACCTGCTGGCGGCTGCGCAGGAGATCGACAAGCTCGTATTGCTGGCCGACGGCCAGACCCTGGACGTGGAACGGATGGAGTCGCTGGTGGCCGATGCTGCCCGCTACGACGTGTTCCGGCTGGTGGAAGCCACCTTCTCCGGCCAGCCCCAGGCGGTACTGAGGATGCTGGCCGGGTTGCGCGGCGAAGGCGAGGCCGTGGCCGCGCTGATGCCGATCGTGATCCGCGAGCTGTTGGCCGGTGCCGGCCTGGCACGGGTACAGGCACGTGGCGGCAATCTAGCGGCGGAGATGAAATCCCGCGGTATCTGGGAATCGCGGCAGGCGCCCTACAAGCGCGCGCTGCAGCGGCACCCGGAAGGCAAGCGCTGGGAGCGTTTCGTGGCCGAAGCAGGGCTGGTTGACCGCATCGCCAAGGGCCGCGCAGACGGCGATGCCTGGCTTGCGCTTGAGCGCCTGCTGGTGGCGGTGGCCGAAGCGCGTGCGGTGCGCCTGCTCGCCCGGGCCTGA
- the rlmH gene encoding 23S rRNA (pseudouridine(1915)-N(3))-methyltransferase RlmH — protein MKARLIATGERAPSWVAQGFAEYQKRLSHWLPFELVEIEPGLRGKGRDARRATEDEGKRVIAALPKNAYVVALDVPGRQLSSEQLAQRLEHWRGQGRDLAFLIGGPEGHSPEVSALADEKWSIGPLTLPHMLVRLVVAEQLYRAAAMLANHPYHRA, from the coding sequence ATGAAAGCCCGCCTGATCGCCACCGGCGAACGCGCGCCCAGTTGGGTGGCGCAGGGGTTCGCCGAGTACCAGAAGCGGCTCTCGCACTGGCTGCCGTTCGAGCTGGTGGAGATCGAGCCCGGCCTGCGTGGCAAAGGGCGCGACGCACGTCGCGCCACCGAGGACGAGGGCAAGCGGGTGATCGCTGCGTTGCCGAAGAATGCCTATGTCGTTGCACTGGACGTACCGGGCCGCCAGCTCAGTTCCGAACAGCTGGCGCAGCGCCTGGAGCACTGGCGTGGACAGGGCAGGGACCTGGCGTTCCTGATCGGTGGCCCGGAAGGGCATTCGCCGGAAGTGTCTGCGCTGGCCGACGAAAAGTGGTCGATCGGCCCGCTGACGCTGCCGCACATGCTGGTGCGGCTGGTGGTGGCCGAGCAGTTGTATCGCGCTGCTGCGATGTTGGCCAATCACCCCTACCATCGCGCGTGA